TCTTCATCCGTCAAAGTGATCTCATAGAGAAGCTTTCCTTGCGCGAGTTTTTCAGCAGCCTGAGCGCGTTCCATTGCTTCTTTCGTTTCTCTGGACAGGTCAGAAATTTGCGAATCATGCTCTTTGAGACGGACCTGATTCTGTTCTACCGAACTTTCAATAGTCTCCATCTCCGTGTCAATTCGATCGACTTCCTTGCGCACTTGCTTCTTTGTGGCGCATCCAAGAGAAACGACGAAAAGGCCTATGACGACTACTATCAGCATTCTATGCAACATGTGATTAACCTCCATGGACTACCGAGTACCTGACTCGTACCCGGTGATTCGGTTTTTTAGTCTTTAATTCTACTTTGCCGTAGGACGAATGGGAACCTTGGGGTACATACCCAATATAGTACTGATATTTGAGATCTTCAAATATCTTTGCCGTAGCAAGATCCAGTTCCTCACCCATGGACGGGTCGATGGTGAAGTACAATCCGCCGGTGGATTCCGCGATGAGCACGAGGGGCTGAGGATCAACTTCTTTTTCCTTTCCCTCTTCTACCCATTTACTTCGAATAAGTTCGAATGCATAAATCGGGATTTCAACCGCTCCGGCCATCCTGGTTGCTTCCTCCATATTGAGGTCACTGCGCGTATCGACTCCGTCGGACAGCAGCATGATCCCTTTCTTTCCCACATTATGAATTAATAAGCGGCTGCAGTATGCCACAGCGTTGCGAAGGGCAGTTCCTCCAAAAGGTTTCAGCTTTTCCATCCGGTCCAGCAATCTTTGCTTATCCTTGGTGAATTCCACCAGCAGCTCCACGGCCCCATCGGCAAAGATCAATAGAGCAACCTCATCCTCCTGTTTCAAGCGGCCAACGATTCCGCGAACGACCTGTTTGGCAACGTCAAACTTGTGAAGCATGCCCATGCTGCCACTGACATCAAGCAGGAATGCCAGATTTACCGGCTCCGTAATGTCCGCTGAAAAATTTGTGATTGTCTGCCTTTTTCCATCGACGAACAGCGAGAAATCTTCTTGTTTCAGGGCATGCACAGGTCTTCCTTTTTCGTCACGAACAGAAGCGTAAAGATTTACAATTGATACGCTCACCTCCTGCGTAAAAGGTGGGATCTCAGTTTCTTCCTGGGCGAAGAGGACCGATGGCATTATTAAAACCAGTAACAGCCTGACCAACATAAACACTATGATAGGTGCACTCAAGTCGAAGTGCCAGAGTAGTGGCAGAGCATTTTCCGGAGCGATCTGACTGACTTGC
Above is a genomic segment from bacterium containing:
- a CDS encoding VWA domain-containing protein, giving the protein MPSVLFAQEETEIPPFTQEVSVSIVNLYASVRDEKGRPVHALKQEDFSLFVDGKRQTITNFSADITEPVNLAFLLDVSGSMGMLHKFDVAKQVVRGIVGRLKQEDEVALLIFADGAVELLVEFTKDKQRLLDRMEKLKPFGGTALRNAVAYCSRLLIHNVGKKGIMLLSDGVDTRSDLNMEEATRMAGAVEIPIYAFELIRSKWVEEGKEKEVDPQPLVLIAESTGGLYFTIDPSMGEELDLATAKIFEDLKYQYYIGYVPQGSHSSYGKVELKTKKPNHRVRVRYSVVHGG